The Streptomyces sp. Je 1-332 genome has a window encoding:
- a CDS encoding extracellular solute-binding protein — MAAVLAGCGGPGDSGDVTLKLVAADYGDSKANSSQKYWDELAKKFEAKNPGIKVDVDVYSWTDVDRKVKEMVKAGDAPDMAQIGAYADYAAQDKLYRTEDLVSISTQADFMAPLSEAGELKRVQYGMPFASSTRLLFYNEKIFKDAGLTPPQSWSDLAAAARTLKARGVKIPYALPLGKEEAQAETMQWLLSGGGGYTDNVGTYDIDSPQNVKTFTWLKDELVGKGLTGPTPPAKLDRAEAFAAFTRGDVGMLNGHPTLMQMAAKKGVKYGMVPMPGVNGKAQATMGVADWMMAFKQKGHREEVGKFLDFAYSTENVLDFSREYDLLPVTNTAAEQMTGNKNDKALAEFLDELPTSQLYPVGKTSWAQVSVDVKKYIGKTVDENGNPASILGQIQSKAATEENSE, encoded by the coding sequence ATGGCGGCGGTACTCGCCGGCTGCGGCGGTCCGGGCGACTCCGGCGACGTCACCCTCAAGCTGGTGGCCGCCGACTACGGCGACTCCAAGGCCAACAGCTCCCAGAAGTACTGGGACGAGCTCGCCAAGAAGTTCGAGGCCAAGAACCCCGGCATCAAGGTCGACGTCGACGTCTACTCCTGGACCGACGTGGACCGCAAGGTCAAGGAAATGGTCAAGGCCGGCGACGCCCCCGACATGGCCCAGATCGGCGCCTACGCCGACTACGCCGCGCAGGACAAGCTGTACCGCACCGAAGACCTGGTCTCCATCTCCACCCAGGCCGACTTCATGGCCCCCCTCTCCGAGGCGGGCGAGCTCAAGCGCGTCCAGTACGGCATGCCGTTCGCCTCCTCCACGCGCCTGCTCTTCTACAACGAGAAGATCTTCAAGGACGCAGGACTCACCCCGCCGCAGAGCTGGAGCGATCTCGCGGCCGCCGCCAGGACACTCAAGGCGCGCGGCGTGAAGATCCCCTACGCCCTGCCGCTCGGCAAGGAAGAGGCGCAGGCCGAGACGATGCAGTGGCTGCTCAGCGGAGGCGGCGGCTACACCGACAACGTCGGCACGTACGACATCGACTCCCCGCAGAACGTGAAGACCTTCACCTGGCTGAAGGACGAGCTCGTCGGCAAGGGCCTGACGGGCCCCACGCCCCCCGCCAAGCTCGACCGCGCCGAGGCCTTCGCCGCCTTCACGCGCGGCGACGTCGGCATGCTCAACGGCCATCCCACGCTGATGCAGATGGCTGCCAAGAAGGGCGTGAAGTACGGCATGGTGCCGATGCCCGGCGTGAACGGCAAGGCCCAGGCCACGATGGGCGTCGCCGACTGGATGATGGCCTTCAAGCAGAAGGGCCACCGCGAGGAGGTCGGCAAGTTCCTCGACTTCGCCTACAGCACCGAGAACGTCCTGGACTTCTCGCGCGAGTACGACCTGCTGCCCGTGACGAACACCGCCGCCGAGCAGATGACGGGCAACAAGAACGACAAGGCGCTCGCCGAGTTCCTCGACGAGCTGCCCACCTCGCAGCTGTACCCCGTCGGCAAGACGTCCTGGGCGCAGGTGTCCGTCGACGTCAAGAAGTACATCGGCAAGACCGTCGACGAGAACGGCAATCCGGCGTCGATCCTCGGCCAGATCCAGTCCAAGGCGGCCACCGAGGAGAACTCGGAATAG
- a CDS encoding 1-phosphofructokinase family hexose kinase produces the protein MILTVTLNAALDITYRVPALTPHASHRVTEVIERPGGKGLNVARVLAALGHDVTVTGFAGGDTGRVLHERLTREPRVTDALVPVDGATRRTLAIVDAATGDTTQLNEPGPAVSPAEWAAFQESYEELLRRGTAAVALCGSLPPGVPVGAYGTLVRAARAAKVPVLLDTSGEALRRGVAARPDIVKPNADELAELTGSHEPAQATRDARRRGAYAVVASLGADGLRAVTPEGTWQAAPPTRVRGNPTGAGDSAVAGLLSALVEELPWPRRLARAVALSAATVESPVAGEFVPSTYEDLLARVAVTGEATAA, from the coding sequence GTGATTCTGACGGTCACGCTGAACGCCGCCCTGGACATCACCTACCGCGTCCCCGCCCTCACCCCGCACGCCTCGCACCGCGTCACCGAGGTCATCGAGCGGCCCGGCGGCAAGGGCCTGAACGTCGCCCGCGTCCTCGCCGCCCTCGGCCACGACGTGACGGTGACGGGCTTCGCGGGCGGCGACACGGGCCGCGTCCTGCACGAGCGCCTCACACGCGAGCCCCGCGTCACGGACGCGCTCGTGCCCGTCGACGGCGCCACCCGCCGCACGCTCGCGATCGTCGACGCGGCGACCGGCGACACGACGCAGCTGAACGAACCGGGCCCCGCGGTCTCGCCCGCCGAATGGGCCGCGTTCCAGGAGTCGTACGAGGAGCTGCTGCGCCGGGGCACGGCGGCCGTCGCGCTCTGCGGGAGCCTGCCGCCGGGCGTCCCGGTCGGCGCGTACGGCACGCTCGTACGGGCCGCACGCGCCGCCAAGGTCCCCGTGCTCCTGGACACCAGCGGCGAGGCGCTGCGCCGTGGCGTCGCCGCCCGCCCCGACATCGTCAAGCCGAACGCCGACGAACTGGCCGAGCTGACCGGCTCCCACGAGCCCGCCCAGGCCACCCGCGACGCCCGCCGCAGAGGCGCGTACGCCGTGGTGGCGTCCCTGGGCGCCGATGGCCTGCGCGCCGTCACGCCGGAGGGCACCTGGCAGGCGGCCCCGCCCACCCGCGTGCGCGGCAACCCGACGGGCGCCGGTGACTCGGCGGTGGCGGGCCTGCTCTCCGCCCTGGTGGAGGAACTCCCGTGGCCGCGGCGCCTGGCGCGGGCCGTGGCCCTGTCCGCGGCGACGGTCGAGTCCCCCGTGGCGGGCGAGTTCGTGCCCTCGACGTACGAAGACCTGCTCGCGCGGGTCGCGGTGACCGGGGAGGCCACCGCGGCGTGA
- the otsB gene encoding trehalose-phosphatase, which yields MGDLEYSPNSPELPEPVTPAGREGLAALLARPGKTVIALDFDGTLAPIVPDPEQARAHPDAVPALAALAPKVLSVAVVTGRPAGVAVRHGGLAGVPGLEHLVVLGHYGAERWDAVSATVHAAEPHPGVAAVRAELPGFLDTIGAWRGTWIEEKGRAVAVHTRRAADPQAAFEALRDPLAELASRHGLIVEPGRMVLELRPPGMDKGVALADYVREVGAESVLYAGDDLGDLPAFAAVEKLRSDQVRGLLVCSGSAEVVELAERADVVVDGPQGVVQLLSAIAAQLG from the coding sequence ATGGGTGACCTTGAGTATTCGCCGAACTCTCCCGAGCTGCCCGAGCCCGTGACCCCCGCGGGGCGCGAGGGCCTGGCCGCGCTTCTCGCGCGGCCCGGGAAAACCGTGATCGCGCTCGACTTCGACGGCACGCTCGCCCCGATCGTGCCCGACCCCGAGCAGGCCCGCGCCCACCCCGACGCCGTCCCCGCCCTCGCCGCGCTCGCGCCGAAGGTGCTGTCCGTCGCCGTCGTCACCGGGCGCCCCGCGGGCGTGGCGGTGCGCCACGGCGGCCTCGCGGGCGTTCCGGGCCTCGAACACCTCGTCGTGCTCGGGCACTACGGCGCCGAGCGCTGGGACGCCGTCTCCGCCACCGTGCACGCGGCCGAGCCGCACCCCGGGGTGGCCGCCGTGCGCGCCGAACTGCCGGGGTTCCTGGACACGATCGGCGCCTGGCGCGGTACGTGGATAGAGGAGAAGGGCCGCGCGGTGGCCGTCCACACCCGCCGCGCGGCCGACCCGCAGGCCGCCTTCGAGGCGCTGCGCGACCCGCTGGCGGAGCTGGCGTCCCGCCACGGCCTGATCGTCGAACCGGGCCGCATGGTCCTGGAGTTGCGCCCGCCGGGCATGGACAAGGGGGTGGCCCTCGCCGACTACGTACGGGAGGTCGGCGCGGAGAGTGTTTTGTACGCGGGCGACGACTTGGGCGATCTCCCCGCTTTCGCGGCGGTGGAGAAGCTCCGCTCCGACCAGGTGCGGGGGCTGCTGGTGTGCAGTGGCAGTGCGGAGGTGGTGGAGCTGGCGGAGCGGGCCGATGTGGTGGTGGACGGGCCCCAGGGCGTGGTGCAGCTACTCTCCGCCATCGCGGCTCAACTGGGGTGA
- a CDS encoding sugar isomerase codes for MSRTAAEIATQPACWHRAAEAALAFDGLPRPGERVAVTGCGTSWFMAIAYAALREAAGQGETDAFASSEFPAGRTYDRVVAITRSGTTTEVLELLGELKGTVPTTALTADPKTPVMEAADSVAVLDWADEESVVQTRFATTALAFLRAGLGDVPGVKPVAEAAADAERAVRDPLPAAVVEAEQWTFLGRGWTYGLALEAALKMREAAGAWTESYPAMEYRHGPIAITGPGRVAWMFGALPEGLAGDVARVGGELVTHRTMDPMADLIRAQRLAVALAEARGYDPDRPRNLTRSVILG; via the coding sequence ATGTCGCGTACCGCAGCAGAGATCGCAACGCAGCCCGCCTGCTGGCACCGGGCGGCCGAGGCCGCGCTCGCCTTCGACGGGCTGCCGCGGCCGGGCGAGCGGGTGGCTGTCACCGGGTGCGGGACGTCGTGGTTCATGGCCATCGCGTACGCGGCGCTGCGCGAGGCCGCCGGGCAGGGTGAGACGGACGCGTTCGCGTCGTCGGAGTTCCCCGCCGGGCGGACGTACGACCGGGTGGTGGCCATCACGCGTTCCGGTACGACGACCGAGGTCCTGGAACTCCTCGGCGAGCTGAAGGGCACGGTCCCGACCACGGCGCTCACCGCCGATCCGAAGACGCCGGTCATGGAAGCGGCGGACTCGGTGGCGGTCCTGGACTGGGCGGACGAGGAGTCGGTCGTCCAGACCCGCTTCGCGACGACGGCCCTGGCCTTCCTGCGGGCCGGGCTCGGCGACGTCCCCGGCGTGAAGCCGGTCGCCGAGGCGGCGGCGGACGCGGAGCGCGCGGTGCGGGACCCGCTGCCTGCCGCTGTCGTGGAGGCCGAGCAGTGGACGTTCCTGGGCCGCGGCTGGACGTACGGCCTCGCCCTGGAGGCGGCGCTGAAGATGCGGGAGGCGGCGGGCGCCTGGACGGAGTCGTACCCGGCGATGGAGTACCGCCACGGGCCGATCGCCATCACCGGCCCCGGCCGGGTGGCGTGGATGTTCGGGGCACTTCCGGAGGGGCTCGCGGGGGATGTCGCCCGGGTGGGCGGCGAACTGGTGACCCACCGGACCATGGACCCCATGGCGGACCTGATCCGGGCCCAGCGGCTAGCGGTGGCCCTGGCAGAAGCACGGGGCTACGACCCGGACCGCCCGCGGAACCTGACGCGGAGCGTGATCTTGGGCTGA
- a CDS encoding DUF3263 domain-containing protein: protein MTDAKNAKDATDPADPSDPADSSGDAFPDTGLSERDRAILALERRDWVTGPGAKERAVREQLGLVPVRYYQLLNALLDDPRALAHDPVTVNRLRRVRESRRKER from the coding sequence ATGACGGACGCCAAAAACGCCAAGGACGCCACGGATCCCGCCGATCCCTCCGATCCCGCCGATTCCTCCGGCGACGCGTTCCCCGACACCGGTCTCTCCGAGCGCGATCGCGCGATCCTCGCCCTTGAGCGCCGCGACTGGGTGACCGGTCCCGGCGCCAAGGAGCGGGCGGTGCGCGAGCAGCTCGGCCTGGTGCCGGTGCGTTACTACCAGCTCCTGAACGCCCTGCTCGACGATCCCCGCGCCCTCGCGCACGATCCGGTCACCGTCAACCGGCTTCGGCGGGTCAGGGAGTCCCGGCGCAAGGAGCGTTGA
- the nagA gene encoding N-acetylglucosamine-6-phosphate deacetylase — protein MAASKVLAGAQVVLPTGTLTDGRVIVDGTRIAGSAPADAEVIDLAPGHWVVPGFVDIHNHGGGGASFTSGTVEDVLKGVHTHRLHGTTTVVASTVTGEMDFLAQRAGLLSELAEQGDIAGIHFEGPFISPCRKGAHSEVLLRDPDPAEVRKLMDAARGRAKMFTLATELPGGIDSVRLLAEHGVIAAIGHTDATYEQTVEAIDAGATVATHLYNAMPGLGHREPGPIAALLEDERITVELINDGTHLHPAAFELAFHHAGADRTALITDAMDAAGFGDGRYMLGPLEVEVKDSVARLVEGGSIAGSTLTLDRAFKRSVTVDGLAVDDVVRAISANPAKLLGMYDKVGSLEPGKDADLVVLDAEFELKGVMRKGEWVVAPTR, from the coding sequence ATGGCCGCTAGCAAAGTTCTCGCCGGTGCTCAGGTGGTCCTGCCCACCGGGACGCTCACCGACGGCCGCGTGATCGTCGACGGCACGCGCATCGCCGGAAGCGCTCCCGCGGATGCCGAGGTCATCGATCTCGCTCCCGGCCACTGGGTGGTCCCCGGCTTCGTCGACATCCACAACCACGGCGGCGGCGGAGCCTCCTTCACCTCCGGCACGGTCGAGGACGTGCTCAAGGGCGTCCACACGCACCGTCTGCACGGCACGACCACCGTCGTCGCCTCCACCGTCACCGGCGAGATGGACTTCCTCGCCCAGCGGGCCGGCCTGCTCAGCGAACTGGCCGAGCAGGGCGACATCGCGGGCATCCACTTCGAGGGCCCCTTCATCTCGCCGTGCCGCAAGGGCGCGCACAGCGAGGTGCTCCTGCGCGACCCGGACCCCGCCGAGGTCCGCAAACTGATGGACGCGGCCCGCGGCCGGGCGAAGATGTTCACGCTCGCCACGGAGCTGCCGGGCGGCATCGACTCCGTACGGCTCCTCGCCGAGCACGGCGTCATCGCGGCCATCGGGCACACGGACGCGACGTACGAGCAGACGGTGGAGGCCATCGACGCGGGCGCCACCGTCGCCACGCACCTCTACAACGCGATGCCGGGCCTCGGGCACCGCGAGCCGGGCCCGATCGCCGCGCTCCTGGAGGACGAGCGGATCACGGTCGAGCTGATCAACGACGGCACGCATCTGCACCCCGCCGCGTTCGAGCTGGCCTTCCACCACGCGGGCGCCGACCGCACCGCGCTCATCACGGACGCGATGGACGCGGCGGGCTTCGGCGACGGGCGGTACATGCTCGGCCCGCTGGAGGTCGAGGTGAAGGACAGCGTCGCGCGCCTCGTCGAGGGCGGTTCGATCGCGGGATCCACCCTCACCCTGGACCGCGCGTTCAAGCGCTCGGTGACCGTCGACGGTCTCGCCGTCGACGACGTCGTGCGGGCCATCTCCGCCAACCCGGCCAAGCTGCTGGGGATGTACGACAAGGTCGGCTCGCTGGAGCCCGGCAAGGACGCCGACCTGGTCGTCCTGGACGCGGAGTTCGAGCTCAAGGGCGTCATGCGCAAGGGCGAGTGGGTCGTCGCGCCCACGCGTTGA
- a CDS encoding ROK family protein, producing MRHVIALDVGGTGMKAALVGADGALLYEARRATGRERGPDAVVESILGFAADLRAHGIKEFGEPAAAAGVAVPGIVDTERGIAVYASNLGWRDVPMRELLSRRLEGVPVALGHDVRTGGLAEGRIGAGKGADRFLFVPLGTGIAGAIGIGGGIEPGAHGSAGEIGHIIVRPGGPPCGCGQRGCLERLASASAVSEAWAAASGDPDADAADCAKAVESGDPRAIRVWQNAVDALADGLITALTLLDPHTLIIGGGLAEAGETLFTPLRAAMTERIVQFQTRPLIVPAALGDTAGCLGAGLLAWDLLGEPGPPPATDPDSTEVTA from the coding sequence GTGAGACATGTCATCGCCCTCGATGTGGGCGGCACCGGAATGAAGGCCGCCCTGGTCGGAGCGGACGGCGCGCTCCTGTACGAGGCGCGGCGGGCCACCGGCAGGGAGCGCGGGCCCGACGCCGTGGTCGAGTCCATCCTCGGCTTCGCCGCCGACCTCCGCGCCCACGGGATCAAGGAGTTCGGGGAGCCCGCCGCCGCGGCCGGTGTCGCGGTCCCCGGGATCGTCGACACCGAGCGCGGCATCGCCGTCTACGCATCGAACCTCGGCTGGCGCGACGTCCCGATGCGCGAGCTCCTGAGCCGCAGGCTGGAGGGCGTACCCGTGGCACTCGGCCACGACGTCCGCACCGGCGGCCTCGCCGAGGGGCGGATCGGCGCGGGGAAGGGCGCCGACCGGTTCCTGTTCGTGCCGCTCGGCACGGGCATCGCCGGAGCCATCGGCATCGGCGGCGGCATCGAGCCCGGCGCCCACGGCTCGGCGGGCGAGATCGGGCACATCATCGTGCGCCCCGGCGGACCGCCCTGCGGCTGCGGCCAGCGCGGCTGCCTGGAGCGGCTCGCATCCGCGTCCGCCGTGAGCGAGGCCTGGGCGGCGGCGAGCGGCGACCCGGACGCGGACGCGGCGGACTGCGCCAAGGCCGTGGAGTCGGGCGACCCGCGGGCCATCAGGGTCTGGCAGAACGCCGTCGACGCGCTCGCCGACGGTCTCATCACCGCCCTCACCCTCCTGGACCCGCACACCCTGATCATCGGTGGCGGTCTCGCCGAGGCGGGGGAAACCTTGTTCACACCCCTGCGGGCGGCCATGACGGAACGGATCGTCCAGTTCCAGACCCGGCCCCTCATCGTCCCCGCCGCCCTCGGCGACACCGCAGGATGCCTGGGCGCCGGCCTGCTCGCCTGGGATCTCCTCGGCGAACCCGGGCCCCCGCCCGCCACTGACCCCGACTCCACGGAGGTAACCGCCTGA
- a CDS encoding trehalose-6-phosphate synthase yields the protein MVSEHAAQVLVASNRGPVTYTLEENGELTAKRGGGGLVSGLSAIGDDADALWVCAALGDGDREAVRRGVGEPGVRMLDIDPQVHADAYNGIANSVLWFVHHMLYQTPLEPAFGPEFRAQWASYETYNRAFAEALAESAAAGAAVLVQDYHLALVPGMLRELRPDLRIGHFSHTPWAPVDYFRMLPDDVAEQLLRGILGADRAAFLTGRWADAFTECCVAVLGGTTGTRIGVHGLGADADFLRERSRRADVEERLVALREQIGGSGDRKVIVRVDRTELSKNIVRGLLAYRELLESRPEWRERVVHVAFAYPSRQDLSVYRDYTAEVQRVADEINSRFGVEGWTPVVLHVKDDFARSLAAYRLADVALVNPIRDGMNLVAKEVPVVSDEGCALVLSREAGAYEELGEDAIVVNPYDVTGTAAALHAALTMPLEERAERTKRLAAAATALPPAQWFLDQLRALG from the coding sequence ATGGTCTCCGAGCACGCCGCCCAGGTCCTCGTCGCGTCCAACCGCGGCCCCGTCACGTACACCCTTGAAGAGAACGGGGAACTGACGGCCAAGCGGGGCGGAGGCGGACTCGTCTCGGGTCTGAGCGCGATCGGGGACGATGCGGATGCCCTGTGGGTCTGCGCGGCGCTGGGCGACGGCGACCGGGAAGCCGTGCGGCGCGGGGTCGGTGAGCCGGGCGTGCGGATGCTCGACATCGATCCGCAGGTGCACGCCGACGCGTACAACGGGATCGCGAACTCGGTGCTGTGGTTCGTCCACCACATGCTCTACCAGACCCCGCTCGAACCGGCCTTCGGCCCGGAGTTCCGGGCGCAGTGGGCGTCGTACGAGACCTACAACCGCGCTTTCGCCGAGGCACTCGCCGAGAGCGCCGCGGCGGGCGCGGCGGTCCTCGTCCAGGACTACCACCTGGCGCTGGTGCCGGGGATGCTGCGCGAGCTCCGTCCCGACCTGCGCATCGGCCACTTCTCGCACACGCCGTGGGCGCCGGTCGACTACTTCCGGATGTTGCCGGACGACGTCGCCGAGCAGCTGCTTCGCGGCATCCTCGGGGCCGACCGGGCGGCGTTCCTCACGGGCCGGTGGGCGGACGCGTTCACGGAGTGCTGCGTGGCCGTCCTCGGCGGTACGACCGGTACGCGGATCGGGGTGCACGGCCTGGGCGCGGACGCGGATTTCCTGCGGGAGCGGTCGCGGCGGGCGGACGTGGAGGAACGTCTTGTCGCGCTGCGGGAGCAGATCGGGGGCTCCGGCGACCGGAAGGTGATCGTCCGCGTCGACCGGACGGAACTGTCGAAGAACATCGTGCGGGGCCTGCTCGCCTACCGCGAGCTCCTTGAATCCCGCCCCGAGTGGCGGGAGCGGGTGGTACACGTCGCCTTTGCGTACCCCTCGCGGCAGGACCTCTCGGTGTACCGCGACTACACGGCGGAGGTGCAGCGGGTCGCCGACGAGATCAACTCCCGCTTCGGGGTGGAGGGCTGGACCCCGGTCGTCCTCCACGTGAAGGACGACTTCGCCCGTTCCCTGGCGGCGTACCGCCTCGCGGACGTGGCGCTGGTGAATCCCATCCGGGACGGCATGAACCTCGTGGCCAAGGAGGTGCCGGTCGTCTCGGACGAGGGGTGCGCTCTTGTCCTGTCACGGGAGGCGGGGGCGTACGAGGAGCTGGGCGAGGACGCGATCGTCGTCAACCCGTACGACGTGACGGGCACGGCTGCGGCGTTGCACGCGGCGCTGACGATGCCTCTGGAGGAGCGGGCGGAACGCACGAAACGCCTCGCGGCGGCGGCTACGGCTCTCCCCCCGGCCCAGTGGTTCCTGGACCAGCTGCGGGCGCTGGGGTAG
- a CDS encoding class II fructose-bisphosphate aldolase, protein MPLVSTGDLVSDARAAGRGVAAFNVITLEHAEAIAAGAEQAGSPAILQISENAVKFHGGRVSAIAAAAAAVAKGSSAPLSLHLDHVMDPELLRAAHPEGFSSVMFDASKLPYEENVKATAEAVRWGHERGIWVEAELGKVGGKEGEAPLDAHAPGVRTDPTEAAAYVADTGVDALAVAVGSSHAMTSRTATLDHELIAALTAAVPVPLVLHGSSGVPDNEIRQAVASGMVKINVGTALNTAFTGEVRAYLGAHEQGVDPRKYLAPAREAMAGTVAGFLGLLT, encoded by the coding sequence GTGCCACTCGTATCCACCGGCGACCTGGTATCCGACGCGCGCGCGGCGGGGCGCGGGGTCGCCGCGTTCAACGTGATCACGCTGGAGCACGCGGAGGCGATCGCCGCCGGGGCCGAGCAGGCCGGCTCCCCCGCGATCCTGCAGATCTCCGAGAACGCCGTGAAGTTCCACGGCGGCCGCGTGTCCGCGATCGCCGCGGCAGCGGCGGCGGTGGCGAAGGGGTCATCGGCCCCGCTCTCCCTGCACCTGGACCACGTCATGGACCCGGAACTCCTGCGGGCCGCGCACCCCGAGGGCTTCAGCTCGGTGATGTTCGACGCGTCGAAGCTGCCGTACGAGGAGAACGTCAAGGCGACGGCGGAGGCCGTGCGTTGGGGCCACGAGCGGGGCATCTGGGTCGAGGCGGAGCTGGGCAAGGTGGGCGGCAAGGAGGGCGAGGCCCCCCTGGACGCGCACGCGCCCGGGGTGCGGACGGACCCCACGGAGGCGGCGGCCTACGTGGCGGACACCGGCGTCGACGCCCTGGCGGTGGCGGTCGGCTCGTCCCACGCGATGACGTCCCGTACGGCGACTCTGGACCACGAGTTGATCGCCGCGCTCACGGCGGCGGTCCCCGTACCGCTGGTGCTGCACGGCTCAAGTGGCGTACCGGACAACGAGATCCGGCAGGCCGTCGCCTCCGGCATGGTGAAGATAAATGTCGGCACGGCCCTCAACACGGCGTTCACGGGTGAGGTGCGCGCATACCTCGGCGCCCATGAGCAGGGCGTCGACCCCCGGAAATACCTCGCCCCGGCTCGCGAGGCGATGGCCGGGACGGTGGCGGGGTTCCTGGGGCTGCTGACGTAG